The following coding sequences lie in one Gorilla gorilla gorilla isolate KB3781 chromosome 5, NHGRI_mGorGor1-v2.1_pri, whole genome shotgun sequence genomic window:
- the MTFR2 gene encoding mitochondrial fission regulator 2 isoform X1 has product MSLILNILREMLEYFGVPVEQVLLIWENKDYGSTRSIVRIIGKMLPLEPCRRPNFELIPLLNSVDSDNCGSMVPSFADILYVANDEEASYLRFRNSIWKNEEEKVEIFHPLRLVRDPLSPAVRQKETVKNDLPVNEAAIRKIAALENELTFLRSQIAAIVEMQELKNSTNSSSFGLSDERISLGQLSSSRAARPSVDPDQLPGSVLSPPPPPPPLPPQSSSLQPPCFPPIQPGSNNICDSDNPATEMSKQNPAANKTNYSHHSKSQRNKDIPNMLDVLKDMNKVKLRAIERSPGGRPIHKRKRQNSHWDPVSLISHALKQKFAFQEDDSFEKENRSWESSPFSSPETSRFGHHISQSEGQRTEEEMVNTKAVDQGISNTSLLNSRI; this is encoded by the exons ATGTCTCTCATACTGAATATCTTAAGAGAGATGCTGGAATATTTTGGCGTTCCTGTAGAACAG GTTTTGCTGATTTGGGAAAATAAAGACTATGGATCAACTAGGAGTATTGTTCGTATTATTGGGAAAATGCTTCCACTGGAACCTTGTCGAAGACCTAATTTTGAG ttGATCCCACTCTTGAACTCTGTAGACTCTGATAATTGTGGATCTATGGTTCCATCTTTTGCTGATATTTTGTATGTGGCAAATGATGAAGAGGCCAGTTATCTCAGATTTCG AAATAGTATATggaaaaatgaagaagagaaagtgGAAATTTTTCATCCTTTGCGACTAGTTCGGGATCCACTGTCACCCGCTGTAAGACAGAAAGAAACAGTGAAAAATGATCTGCCTGTAAATGAAGCTGCAATTAGAAAAATAGCTGCCCTTGAAAATGAACTGACTTTTCTTCGCTCTCAGATTGCAGCAATTGTGGAAATGCAGGAACTGAAAAATAGTACAAATTCTA GTTCCTTTGGCTTGAGTGACGAGCGCATTAGTTTGGGTCAGTTGTCATCATCGCGGGCTGCCCGTCCGAGTGTGGATCCAGATCAGCTTCCGGGTTCAgtgctttctcctcctcctcctccaccaccacttCCTCCTCAGTCTTCATCTCTCCAGCCACCGTGTTTTCCTCCCATACAACCAGGATCTAATAACATTTGTGACTCAGATAATCCAGCAACTGAAATGAGCAAACAGAACCCGGCTGCTAATAAGACCAATTATAGTCATCATTCAAAAAGccagagaaataaagatattccaaACATGTTGGATGTTCTAAAGGATATGAATAAGGTTAAGCTTCGTGCAATTGAGCG gtcaCCTGGTGGTAGACCCATTCATAAGAGGAAAAGACAGAATTCACACTGGGATCCAGTTTCTTTAATATCTCATGCACTTAAACAGAAATTTGCATTCCAAGAAGATGATTCTTTTGAGAAAGAGAATAGATCTTGGGAATCTTCCCCATTTTCTAGTCCAGAAACTTCAAGG tTTGGACATCACATTTCACAGTCAGAAGGACAGCGAACTGAAGAAGAAATGGTCAACACAAAAGCTGTTGACCAAGGTATCAGCAATACAAGCCTTCTAAACTCAAGGATTTAA
- the MTFR2 gene encoding mitochondrial fission regulator 2 isoform X2: protein MLPLEPCRRPNFELIPLLNSVDSDNCGSMVPSFADILYVANDEEASYLRFRNSIWKNEEEKVEIFHPLRLVRDPLSPAVRQKETVKNDLPVNEAAIRKIAALENELTFLRSQIAAIVEMQELKNSTNSSSFGLSDERISLGQLSSSRAARPSVDPDQLPGSVLSPPPPPPPLPPQSSSLQPPCFPPIQPGSNNICDSDNPATEMSKQNPAANKTNYSHHSKSQRNKDIPNMLDVLKDMNKVKLRAIERSPGGRPIHKRKRQNSHWDPVSLISHALKQKFAFQEDDSFEKENRSWESSPFSSPETSRFGHHISQSEGQRTEEEMVNTKAVDQGISNTSLLNSRI from the exons ATGCTTCCACTGGAACCTTGTCGAAGACCTAATTTTGAG ttGATCCCACTCTTGAACTCTGTAGACTCTGATAATTGTGGATCTATGGTTCCATCTTTTGCTGATATTTTGTATGTGGCAAATGATGAAGAGGCCAGTTATCTCAGATTTCG AAATAGTATATggaaaaatgaagaagagaaagtgGAAATTTTTCATCCTTTGCGACTAGTTCGGGATCCACTGTCACCCGCTGTAAGACAGAAAGAAACAGTGAAAAATGATCTGCCTGTAAATGAAGCTGCAATTAGAAAAATAGCTGCCCTTGAAAATGAACTGACTTTTCTTCGCTCTCAGATTGCAGCAATTGTGGAAATGCAGGAACTGAAAAATAGTACAAATTCTA GTTCCTTTGGCTTGAGTGACGAGCGCATTAGTTTGGGTCAGTTGTCATCATCGCGGGCTGCCCGTCCGAGTGTGGATCCAGATCAGCTTCCGGGTTCAgtgctttctcctcctcctcctccaccaccacttCCTCCTCAGTCTTCATCTCTCCAGCCACCGTGTTTTCCTCCCATACAACCAGGATCTAATAACATTTGTGACTCAGATAATCCAGCAACTGAAATGAGCAAACAGAACCCGGCTGCTAATAAGACCAATTATAGTCATCATTCAAAAAGccagagaaataaagatattccaaACATGTTGGATGTTCTAAAGGATATGAATAAGGTTAAGCTTCGTGCAATTGAGCG gtcaCCTGGTGGTAGACCCATTCATAAGAGGAAAAGACAGAATTCACACTGGGATCCAGTTTCTTTAATATCTCATGCACTTAAACAGAAATTTGCATTCCAAGAAGATGATTCTTTTGAGAAAGAGAATAGATCTTGGGAATCTTCCCCATTTTCTAGTCCAGAAACTTCAAGG tTTGGACATCACATTTCACAGTCAGAAGGACAGCGAACTGAAGAAGAAATGGTCAACACAAAAGCTGTTGACCAAGGTATCAGCAATACAAGCCTTCTAAACTCAAGGATTTAA